A stretch of the Agromyces larvae genome encodes the following:
- a CDS encoding molybdopterin oxidoreductase family protein — MPRPPAATHCPYCALQCAMTLTPVAADRADAADAPTAPVTVAGREFPTNRGGLCRKGWTSAELLRSPARLLAPLVRGEDGALHEANWDDALDRVVAGLRGIRSAHGADAVGVFGGGGLTNEKAYLLGKFARLALGTSRIDYNGRYCMSSAAAAGNRAFGVDRGLPFPLEDLDGADTILLLGTNVAETMPPFIGHLAGAQAAGGLVVVDPRRTATAKLTEEGRGLHVQPVPGTDLPLLLGLIHIVIAERLVDVDYVEQRTTGFDAVRRSVAQWWPERVQSVTGVAALTLRRLARRLAAGGGTYILTGRGVEQHVDGTDTATAAINLALLLGLPGRTGSGYGTLTGQGNGQGGREHGQKCDQLPGYRKIIDPAARAHVAGVWGVDPDTLPGPGVPAVELLQSLGRPGGVRALMVHGSNLVVSSPNVDAVRAGLAELDLLVVCDFFLSETASLADVVLPITQWAEEEGTMTSLEGRVIRRRRALTPPEGVRDELWILAELARRLGCTATFDTDPEQVFEELRRASEGGIADYSGIDYAMLDRGEAAYWPYPRGSAGTPRLFADRFAHDDGRARLVAVAVRELARPRPRPGSGELELITGRLLEHYQSGAQTRRVPELLEARPEALASMHPATALRLGIADGALVELRNRNGAVRCRARLTTDVRPDAVFLPFHYGDEQAANLLTGDAVDPISAMPEFKTGVVRVIPLETEPHPEHDVLSEVIA; from the coding sequence ATGCCTCGACCTCCCGCCGCCACCCACTGCCCGTACTGCGCGCTCCAGTGCGCGATGACCCTCACCCCGGTCGCCGCCGATCGGGCGGACGCCGCGGATGCCCCGACCGCACCGGTGACCGTCGCCGGACGCGAGTTCCCGACGAACCGGGGCGGCCTCTGCCGGAAGGGCTGGACGTCGGCCGAGCTGCTGCGCTCCCCCGCCCGGCTGCTCGCCCCGCTCGTGCGCGGTGAGGACGGCGCGCTGCACGAGGCGAACTGGGACGACGCGCTGGATCGCGTGGTGGCGGGCCTTCGCGGCATCCGGTCGGCGCACGGCGCCGATGCGGTCGGCGTGTTCGGCGGCGGGGGGCTCACGAACGAGAAGGCGTACCTGCTGGGCAAGTTCGCCAGGCTCGCGCTCGGCACGAGCCGGATCGACTACAACGGGCGCTACTGCATGTCGTCGGCGGCGGCCGCCGGAAACCGGGCTTTCGGCGTGGACCGCGGGCTGCCGTTCCCGCTCGAGGACCTCGACGGCGCGGACACCATCCTGCTGCTGGGCACGAACGTGGCCGAGACCATGCCGCCGTTCATCGGCCACCTCGCCGGCGCCCAGGCGGCGGGCGGGCTCGTCGTGGTCGATCCGCGGCGCACGGCGACGGCGAAGCTCACCGAGGAGGGCCGCGGCCTGCACGTCCAGCCGGTGCCCGGCACCGACCTGCCGCTGCTGCTCGGGCTGATCCACATCGTGATCGCGGAACGTCTCGTCGACGTCGACTACGTCGAACAGCGCACGACGGGGTTCGACGCGGTGCGGCGCAGCGTCGCCCAGTGGTGGCCCGAGCGCGTGCAGTCGGTCACCGGCGTCGCCGCACTGACCCTGCGGCGGCTCGCACGACGGCTCGCCGCGGGCGGCGGCACCTACATCCTCACCGGGCGCGGCGTCGAGCAGCACGTGGACGGCACCGACACGGCGACGGCGGCGATCAACCTCGCGCTGCTGCTCGGTCTGCCCGGCCGGACGGGCAGCGGCTACGGCACCCTCACCGGCCAGGGCAACGGGCAGGGCGGGCGCGAGCACGGGCAGAAGTGCGACCAGCTGCCCGGCTACCGCAAGATCATCGACCCCGCCGCCCGCGCGCACGTCGCCGGCGTGTGGGGGGTGGACCCCGACACCCTTCCCGGCCCGGGCGTGCCCGCCGTCGAACTGCTGCAGTCGCTCGGCCGGCCCGGCGGTGTGCGGGCGCTGATGGTGCACGGGTCGAATCTCGTGGTGTCGTCGCCGAACGTCGACGCCGTGCGCGCCGGACTCGCCGAGCTCGACCTGCTCGTCGTGTGCGACTTCTTCCTCTCGGAGACCGCCTCCCTCGCCGACGTCGTGCTGCCGATCACGCAATGGGCCGAGGAGGAGGGCACGATGACCTCGCTCGAGGGGCGGGTCATCCGACGTCGCCGGGCCCTCACCCCGCCCGAAGGCGTGCGCGACGAGCTCTGGATCCTCGCCGAGCTCGCCCGCCGCCTCGGCTGCACGGCGACGTTCGACACCGACCCCGAGCAGGTCTTCGAGGAGCTGCGCCGCGCCTCCGAGGGCGGCATCGCCGACTACTCGGGCATCGACTACGCGATGCTCGACCGCGGCGAAGCCGCCTACTGGCCGTACCCGCGCGGGAGTGCGGGCACGCCGCGCCTGTTCGCCGACCGATTCGCGCACGACGACGGGCGCGCCCGCCTCGTCGCCGTCGCGGTGCGCGAGCTCGCCCGGCCCCGCCCTCGGCCCGGGTCTGGCGAGCTCGAGCTCATCACCGGCCGACTGCTCGAGCACTACCAGAGCGGCGCGCAGACCCGGCGGGTGCCCGAGCTGCTCGAGGCCCGGCCCGAGGCGCTGGCCTCGATGCATCCGGCGACCGCCCTGCGCCTCGGGATCGCCGACGGGGCGCTCGTGGAGCTCCGCAACCGCAACGGCGCCGTCCGCTGCCGCGCCCGGCTGACGACCGACGTCCGACCCGACGCGGTGTTCCTGCCGTTCCACTACGGCGACGAGCAGGCCGCCAACCTGCTCACCGGCGACGCGGTCGACCCGATCTCGGCGATGCCCGAGTTCAAGACCGGCGTCGTCCGCGTCATCCCGCTCGAGACCGAGCCGCACCCCGAACACGACGTCCTCAGCGAGGTGATCGCATGA
- a CDS encoding FAD-dependent oxidoreductase codes for MTAAPLRVVLIGYGPVGARFVEELLPLVRSGELALTVVAGEDVEAYNRVLVAEYAVGGTDLDSMLVGDRRAAEEAGARVLLGVAATAVDRAARLVQLSTGEQVGYDRLVLATGSRANVPTLDGVERNRRDLNSLRKYGAKLIGCDDELPQGVTALRDLADAERVLEAVQARRRIVVLGAGVLGLELALAAAHAGAEVCVVHHGPHPMPRNLDRGSGQVLRQALRRTGIAVIAHSRAEAIAFRTDADGRRRFDQLVTADGKQLRGDLLVLSCGVSPRNELATLAGLRTAVGIVVHPSLQSWSDPDVYAIGDCAQVVERTDELAGQRVLPGAPSGLVGPGWRQASQLAATFAEEVAGRAAEVAPAVEREPIVMLKAEHIDVVAAGDVSADPWDEDAGHPRRRVSQWADPEHLRYVKMVTEDGVLTGFVSVGMPRTSAELTLLFERGGELPADRSLLLRFDGPDYDPSTDADAFAPTATVCWCNGVTVERIEEAAACGSTTVECIARDTRAGTGCGGCKGRIADVLARAAEAGGAPTLTA; via the coding sequence ATGACCGCTGCCCCACTCCGGGTCGTCCTCATCGGATACGGCCCCGTCGGCGCCCGCTTCGTCGAGGAGCTGCTGCCGCTCGTGCGCAGCGGCGAGCTCGCACTGACCGTGGTGGCCGGCGAGGACGTCGAAGCGTACAACCGGGTGCTCGTCGCCGAGTACGCCGTCGGCGGCACCGACCTCGACTCGATGCTCGTCGGCGACCGGCGAGCCGCGGAGGAGGCGGGCGCCCGCGTGCTGCTCGGCGTCGCCGCGACCGCCGTCGACCGCGCGGCGCGGCTCGTGCAGCTGAGCACCGGCGAACAGGTCGGCTACGACCGCCTGGTGCTCGCCACCGGGTCGCGGGCGAACGTGCCCACTCTCGACGGCGTCGAGCGCAACCGACGCGACCTCAACTCCCTGCGCAAGTACGGCGCGAAGCTCATCGGCTGCGACGACGAGCTGCCCCAGGGCGTCACCGCGCTGCGCGACCTCGCCGACGCCGAGCGGGTGCTCGAAGCCGTGCAGGCGCGTCGCCGCATCGTCGTGCTGGGCGCCGGCGTGCTCGGCCTCGAACTCGCGCTCGCCGCCGCGCACGCGGGCGCCGAGGTCTGCGTCGTGCACCACGGCCCGCATCCGATGCCGCGCAACCTCGATCGCGGCAGCGGCCAGGTGCTGCGCCAGGCGCTGCGCCGCACCGGCATCGCCGTCATCGCGCACAGCCGTGCCGAGGCGATCGCGTTCCGCACCGACGCCGACGGCCGGCGCCGGTTCGACCAGCTCGTCACGGCCGACGGCAAGCAGCTGCGCGGCGACCTGCTGGTGCTCTCGTGCGGCGTGAGCCCGCGCAACGAGCTCGCGACGCTCGCGGGCCTGCGCACCGCAGTCGGGATCGTCGTGCACCCGAGCCTGCAGAGCTGGTCGGATCCCGACGTCTACGCGATCGGCGACTGCGCGCAGGTCGTGGAGCGCACCGACGAGCTCGCCGGCCAGCGCGTGCTGCCCGGGGCCCCGTCGGGACTCGTCGGGCCGGGCTGGCGTCAGGCGTCGCAGCTCGCGGCGACCTTCGCCGAAGAGGTCGCGGGGCGGGCGGCGGAGGTCGCACCCGCCGTCGAGCGCGAGCCGATCGTGATGCTGAAGGCCGAGCACATCGACGTCGTCGCCGCCGGGGACGTCTCGGCGGACCCCTGGGACGAGGATGCGGGGCATCCTCGTCGCCGGGTCTCGCAGTGGGCGGACCCCGAGCACCTGCGCTACGTGAAGATGGTCACCGAGGACGGCGTGCTCACCGGGTTCGTCAGCGTCGGGATGCCGCGCACCTCGGCCGAGCTCACCCTGCTGTTCGAGCGCGGCGGCGAACTGCCCGCCGACCGCTCGCTGCTGCTGCGATTCGACGGACCCGACTACGATCCGAGCACCGACGCCGACGCCTTCGCGCCGACGGCCACGGTGTGCTGGTGCAACGGCGTGACCGTCGAACGCATCGAGGAGGCCGCCGCGTGCGGCAGCACCACCGTCGAGTGCATCGCCCGCGACACCCGTGCGGGCACCGGGTGCGGCGGCTGCAAGGGCCGCATCGCCGACGTGCTCGCACGTGCGGCCGAAGCCGGCGGGGCGCCGACGCTCACCGCGTGA
- a CDS encoding sirohydrochlorin chelatase, with protein MVDDARRIGTPERPLRLVAVTHGAPTAQNRAAVIGLVDGVASARPSLDVSIAFVDAAHTDVASALVDGIDDPESIIVPLVLSAGYHVRTGLAQGLDRLARRGASLADGLGPDERIVSVLADRLDRLGLAESDAVVLAAAGSNDPRGVRECFETARLLGARLGRGVTVGFIAAANPRLPDAIEMLRAVHPASRIVVAPYLLAPGTFYDQAALAGADAMAEPLLQPREPAAPDLVDLVLDRYDEVVERELLAEA; from the coding sequence GTGGTCGACGACGCGAGGCGGATCGGCACCCCTGAACGCCCGCTGCGACTCGTCGCGGTGACGCACGGCGCACCGACCGCGCAGAACCGCGCGGCGGTGATCGGCCTCGTCGACGGCGTCGCCTCGGCCCGGCCGTCGCTCGACGTCTCGATCGCGTTCGTCGACGCCGCGCACACCGATGTCGCCTCGGCACTGGTCGACGGCATCGACGACCCCGAGTCGATCATCGTGCCCCTCGTGCTGTCGGCGGGGTACCACGTGCGCACCGGCCTCGCCCAGGGGCTCGACCGGCTCGCCCGGCGCGGCGCATCGCTCGCCGACGGCCTCGGACCCGACGAGCGGATCGTCTCCGTGCTCGCCGACCGGCTCGACCGGCTCGGGCTCGCCGAGAGCGACGCGGTCGTGCTCGCCGCGGCCGGTTCGAACGACCCGCGCGGCGTGCGCGAGTGCTTCGAGACCGCGCGGCTCCTCGGCGCCCGGCTGGGCCGAGGCGTCACCGTCGGCTTCATCGCGGCCGCGAACCCGCGGCTGCCCGACGCGATCGAGATGCTGCGCGCCGTGCATCCGGCCAGCCGCATCGTCGTGGCGCCGTACCTGCTCGCACCGGGCACGTTCTACGACCAGGCCGCGCTGGCCGGCGCCGACGCCATGGCCGAGCCGCTGCTCCAGCCCCGCGAGCCCGCCGCGCCCGACCTCGTCGACCTCGTGCTCGACCGGTACGACGAGGTCGTCGAACGGGAACTGCTCGCTGAGGCGTGA
- the trmD gene encoding tRNA (guanosine(37)-N1)-methyltransferase TrmD yields the protein MRIDIVTIFPSFFDVLDLSLLGKARESGLLEVTAHDLRDFTHDRHRTVDDTPYGGGAGMVMKPEPWGEALDSIVGDGPSDALLVVPSPAGEPFTQATARELAAEQHLIFACGRYEGIDQRVVDHYATRMRVRLISLGDYVLNGGEVAVMAMIEAAGRLVPGVVGNPESLVEESHEDGLLEYPSYTKPAVWRGLDVPPVLLSGHHGKVAEWRHEQQLERTRRVRPELLGDEPDPAG from the coding sequence GTGCGGATCGACATCGTCACGATCTTCCCGTCGTTCTTCGACGTGCTCGACCTGTCGCTGCTCGGCAAGGCACGCGAGTCGGGCCTGCTGGAGGTCACCGCGCACGATCTGCGCGACTTCACCCACGACCGCCACCGCACCGTCGACGACACGCCGTACGGCGGCGGCGCGGGCATGGTCATGAAGCCCGAGCCGTGGGGCGAGGCGCTCGACTCGATCGTGGGCGACGGGCCATCCGACGCGCTGCTCGTCGTGCCGTCCCCGGCGGGCGAGCCGTTCACCCAGGCGACGGCGCGCGAGCTCGCGGCCGAGCAGCACCTGATCTTCGCCTGCGGCCGCTACGAGGGCATCGACCAGCGCGTCGTCGATCACTACGCGACCCGGATGCGGGTGCGGCTCATCTCGCTCGGCGACTACGTGCTGAACGGCGGCGAGGTCGCGGTGATGGCGATGATCGAAGCCGCCGGCCGCCTCGTGCCCGGCGTCGTGGGCAACCCCGAGTCGCTCGTCGAGGAGTCGCACGAGGACGGCCTGCTCGAGTACCCCAGCTACACCAAGCCCGCCGTCTGGCGCGGACTCGACGTGCCGCCGGTGCTGCTGAGCGGCCACCACGGCAAGGTCGCCGAGTGGCGGCACGAGCAGCAGCTCGAGCGTACCCGCCGGGTGCGGCCCGAGCTGCTCGGCGACGAGCCCGATCCCGCGGGCTGA
- the rimM gene encoding ribosome maturation factor RimM (Essential for efficient processing of 16S rRNA): MARSPRPQQLRVGRLTKAHGLKGAIKLELYTDDPERRFAPGATFSLQVPAESPWHGKHLTFRELRWYNGQPVGFFEGVDDRSAAETLVKAILWVDVDEAEEPDEPDAWYDHQLVGLTVLRDGAEVGKVVRVDHLPAQDLLIVKAASGEVMVPFVSAIVPEVDVAAGTLTVTPPAGLFEELADEASDAPAAAAAAEDADASEASDPPTEAADRQE, encoded by the coding sequence GTGGCGCGCTCTCCACGTCCCCAGCAGCTCCGCGTCGGGCGGCTGACGAAGGCCCACGGGCTGAAGGGCGCGATCAAGCTCGAGCTCTACACCGACGACCCCGAGCGGCGGTTCGCGCCCGGAGCGACGTTCTCACTGCAGGTGCCCGCCGAATCGCCCTGGCACGGCAAGCACCTCACCTTCCGCGAGCTGCGCTGGTACAACGGGCAGCCGGTCGGATTCTTCGAAGGCGTCGACGACCGCAGCGCGGCCGAGACCCTCGTGAAGGCGATCCTCTGGGTCGACGTCGACGAGGCGGAAGAGCCCGACGAACCCGACGCATGGTACGACCACCAGCTCGTCGGGCTGACCGTGCTGCGCGACGGCGCCGAGGTCGGCAAGGTCGTCCGGGTCGACCACCTGCCCGCGCAGGATCTGCTCATCGTGAAGGCCGCGTCGGGCGAGGTCATGGTCCCGTTCGTCTCGGCGATCGTGCCCGAGGTCGACGTCGCGGCGGGCACGCTCACCGTGACGCCGCCGGCGGGCCTGTTCGAAGAGCTCGCCGACGAGGCATCCGATGCACCCGCCGCCGCAGCGGCGGCCGAGGACGCCGACGCGTCCGAGGCATCCGACCCGCCGACCGAGGCCGCCGACCGACAGGAGTAG
- a CDS encoding RNA-binding protein: protein MLQSALEHLVKGIVDHPDEVRVVSASSARGEVLEVHVNPEDLGRVIGRAGRTAKALRTLVTALADGRRVRVDVVDTDD, encoded by the coding sequence TTGCTCCAGTCCGCGCTCGAACACCTCGTCAAGGGAATCGTCGATCACCCCGACGAGGTGCGGGTCGTCTCCGCGTCGAGCGCACGCGGCGAGGTCCTCGAGGTTCACGTGAACCCCGAGGACCTCGGCCGCGTCATCGGCCGCGCGGGCCGCACCGCCAAGGCGCTGCGCACGCTCGTCACCGCGCTCGCCGACGGCCGTCGGGTGCGGGTCGACGTCGTCGACACCGACGACTGA
- the rpsP gene encoding 30S ribosomal protein S16 encodes MAVKIRLKRLGKIRAPYYRIVVADSRTKRDGRVIEEIGKYHPTEEPSFIEVNSDRAQYWLSVGAQPTEQVLAILKLTGDWGTFKGEKGATSTVKTAEPKAAFEADSAKKPVLKPKAEKPAKVEEAPAAEAETTDEA; translated from the coding sequence GTGGCTGTCAAGATCCGTCTCAAGCGGCTCGGCAAGATCCGTGCCCCGTACTACCGCATCGTCGTCGCCGACTCGCGCACCAAGCGCGACGGTCGCGTGATCGAAGAGATCGGCAAGTACCACCCCACCGAGGAGCCCTCGTTCATCGAGGTGAACTCCGACCGCGCGCAGTACTGGCTCTCCGTCGGCGCGCAGCCGACCGAGCAGGTGCTCGCCATCCTCAAGCTGACCGGCGACTGGGGCACCTTCAAGGGCGAGAAGGGTGCGACCAGCACCGTCAAGACCGCCGAGCCCAAGGCCGCGTTCGAGGCCGACAGCGCCAAGAAGCCCGTCCTCAAGCCCAAGGCCGAGAAGCCGGCCAAGGTCGAAGAGGCCCCGGCCGCCGAGGCCGAGACCACGGACGAGGCGTAA
- a CDS encoding proline racemase family protein, translating into MRARRVISAVDSHTEGMPTRVVTGGVGPIPGATMNDKRLWAMEHLDGLRGLLMNEPRGHASMSGALLQAPTRPDADWGVVFIEASGFLPMCGHGTIGVATVLVETGMVETTEPVTEIRLDVPAGLVVARVAVEGGRAKHVTIENVPSFVERLDEAIEVPGYGEVPYSVAFGGNFYALVDLDDVGLPFDRTRKDDIVRAGLAIMDAINTQRPPRHPEISGADHVHHVEFIAPGSDAVRSRHAMAIHPGWFDRSPCGTGTSARMAELHARGELALETDFVNESFIGTEFTGRLLREATVGGVAAVVPTITGRAWVTGFGQYVLDDDDPFPEGFVF; encoded by the coding sequence ATGCGGGCGCGCCGGGTGATCTCCGCGGTCGACAGCCACACCGAGGGGATGCCGACCCGGGTCGTCACCGGCGGCGTCGGCCCGATCCCCGGCGCGACCATGAACGACAAACGGCTCTGGGCGATGGAGCACCTCGACGGGCTGCGCGGCCTGCTCATGAACGAGCCCCGCGGGCACGCGTCGATGTCGGGCGCGCTGCTGCAGGCGCCGACCCGGCCCGACGCCGACTGGGGCGTCGTGTTCATCGAGGCCAGCGGGTTCCTGCCGATGTGCGGCCACGGCACCATCGGCGTGGCCACCGTGCTCGTCGAGACCGGCATGGTCGAGACGACCGAGCCGGTCACCGAGATCCGCCTCGACGTGCCCGCGGGCCTCGTCGTCGCCCGCGTCGCCGTCGAGGGCGGCCGCGCGAAGCACGTCACCATCGAGAACGTGCCGAGCTTCGTCGAGCGACTCGACGAGGCGATCGAGGTGCCCGGATACGGCGAAGTGCCGTACTCGGTCGCGTTCGGCGGCAACTTCTACGCGCTCGTCGACCTCGACGACGTGGGGCTGCCGTTCGACCGGACGCGCAAGGACGACATCGTCCGCGCCGGCCTCGCGATCATGGACGCGATCAACACGCAGCGCCCGCCGCGGCACCCCGAGATCTCCGGCGCGGACCACGTGCACCACGTCGAGTTCATCGCGCCCGGCTCCGACGCGGTCAGGTCGCGCCACGCGATGGCCATCCACCCCGGATGGTTCGACCGCTCGCCCTGCGGCACCGGCACGAGCGCCCGCATGGCCGAGCTGCACGCGCGCGGCGAGCTCGCGCTCGAGACCGACTTCGTCAACGAGTCGTTCATCGGCACCGAGTTCACCGGGCGCCTGCTGCGCGAGGCGACCGTGGGCGGAGTGGCCGCCGTCGTGCCGACGATCACCGGGCGGGCCTGGGTCACCGGCTTCGGCCAGTACGTGCTCGACGACGACGACCCGTTCCCCGAGGGGTTCGTCTTCTGA
- a CDS encoding dihydrodipicolinate synthase family protein, with product MTEPTMNLGGVVVATTLAFREDPSAPAGLAVDYDRFGEHVDFLMANGCRGVGPNGSLGEYSSLTDDERRRVVQVAVDAVDGRGIVVAGVHGVGSHQARHWAELAREDGADGVLLLPPTLYRANEGEVIAHYAEVAKAGLPIMAYNNPFDTKVDLTPKLVAKLAEIPEVVAIKEFSGDVRRVYEIKELCDIDVIAGADDVLFELMVNGAVGWFAGYPNAFPREAVELYDLCIRGDWHEAKSLYEQLVAVFRWDSRTEFVQAIKLSMDLCGNSYGGPTRPPRGPLSAEQRAQITADTERALAALAARRAAVA from the coding sequence ATGACCGAACCCACCATGAACCTCGGCGGGGTCGTCGTCGCGACGACCCTCGCGTTCAGGGAAGACCCGTCGGCACCCGCGGGCCTCGCGGTCGACTACGACCGGTTCGGCGAGCACGTCGACTTCCTGATGGCGAACGGCTGCCGCGGGGTCGGCCCGAACGGGTCGCTCGGCGAGTACTCGTCGCTGACCGACGACGAGCGGCGCCGGGTCGTCCAGGTCGCGGTGGATGCGGTCGACGGGCGGGGCATCGTCGTGGCCGGCGTGCACGGCGTCGGCAGCCACCAGGCGCGTCACTGGGCCGAGCTCGCCCGCGAGGACGGGGCCGACGGCGTGCTGCTGCTGCCGCCCACCCTCTACCGCGCCAACGAGGGCGAGGTGATCGCGCACTACGCCGAGGTCGCGAAGGCGGGCCTGCCGATCATGGCGTACAACAACCCGTTCGACACCAAGGTCGACCTCACCCCGAAGCTCGTCGCGAAGCTCGCCGAGATCCCCGAGGTGGTCGCGATCAAGGAGTTCTCGGGCGACGTGCGCCGGGTCTACGAGATCAAGGAGTTGTGCGACATCGACGTCATCGCCGGGGCCGACGACGTGCTCTTCGAGCTCATGGTGAACGGCGCGGTCGGATGGTTCGCCGGCTACCCGAACGCGTTCCCGCGCGAGGCGGTCGAACTCTACGACCTGTGCATCCGCGGCGACTGGCACGAGGCGAAGTCGCTGTACGAGCAGCTCGTCGCGGTGTTCCGCTGGGACTCGCGCACCGAGTTCGTGCAGGCCATCAAGCTCTCGATGGACCTCTGCGGCAACTCCTACGGCGGCCCGACCCGCCCGCCGCGCGGCCCGCTCAGCGCCGAGCAGCGCGCCCAGATCACCGCCGACACCGAGCGGGCCCTCGCCGCGCTCGCGGCGCGCCGGGCGGCGGTCGCCTGA
- a CDS encoding FAD-dependent oxidoreductase yields the protein MSRRVAIVGAGPAGLAAAQAALARGADVTLLDEGERPGGQFWRHHDGLTDPRMQHRWSRFERLRAAIDRAGDRATVHRQASVWRVETEGGIRVHAVVGPADASGREGLTVEADALVIATGAHDRALPVPGWTLPGVVTAGAAQALAKRDAVTPGRRTVVAGAGPFLLPVAASIAIAGGEVAEVVEAVGVRGLVRGWGRSPWQLAGAAGKAAELAGYVGGMVRTRTPYRLGSAVTRIHGEHAVEAVTVQRVDADWRPISGTERTVACDSVALGHGFTPRLEAAVQAGCRISSARFVEVDERQATTVAAVFAAGEITGIAGADAALAEGAVAGFAAAGGALDDARIAGALRARRRLHAFAARLAAHDVRRGWTDWLDDDTVVCRCESVTRARIAEYADASSRGVRLAARAGLGACQGRTCGRTVEQLVAAPVDFDARPVLSSVRIGELARAGDSPGASDNV from the coding sequence ATGAGCCGCCGGGTGGCGATCGTGGGCGCCGGTCCGGCCGGCCTGGCGGCCGCGCAGGCCGCCCTCGCGCGCGGGGCCGACGTGACGCTGCTCGACGAGGGCGAGCGGCCCGGCGGCCAGTTCTGGCGTCACCACGACGGCCTCACCGATCCGCGCATGCAGCACCGGTGGTCGCGGTTCGAGCGGCTGCGGGCCGCCATCGACCGGGCCGGCGACCGGGCGACGGTGCACCGGCAGGCGAGCGTGTGGCGCGTCGAGACCGAGGGCGGCATCCGGGTGCACGCCGTCGTCGGCCCCGCCGACGCTTCGGGGCGCGAGGGCCTGACCGTCGAGGCCGACGCGCTCGTCATCGCGACCGGCGCGCACGACCGCGCGCTGCCGGTACCCGGGTGGACGCTGCCGGGCGTCGTCACCGCCGGCGCCGCGCAGGCGCTCGCCAAGCGCGACGCCGTCACGCCGGGGCGGCGCACCGTGGTCGCCGGGGCGGGTCCGTTCCTGCTGCCGGTCGCCGCGAGCATCGCGATCGCGGGCGGCGAAGTCGCCGAGGTCGTCGAGGCCGTCGGCGTGCGCGGACTCGTGCGGGGCTGGGGGCGATCGCCGTGGCAGCTCGCGGGGGCGGCCGGCAAGGCCGCCGAGCTCGCCGGGTACGTCGGCGGCATGGTCCGCACGCGCACGCCGTATCGGCTCGGCAGCGCGGTCACCCGCATCCACGGCGAGCACGCCGTCGAAGCGGTCACCGTGCAGCGCGTCGACGCCGACTGGCGCCCGATCTCAGGCACCGAGCGCACGGTCGCGTGCGACTCGGTCGCGCTCGGGCACGGCTTCACCCCTCGACTCGAGGCGGCCGTCCAGGCCGGCTGCCGCATCTCGTCGGCCCGGTTCGTCGAGGTCGACGAGCGCCAGGCGACGACGGTCGCCGCGGTCTTCGCCGCCGGCGAGATCACCGGCATCGCCGGGGCCGACGCGGCGCTCGCCGAGGGGGCGGTCGCCGGATTCGCTGCGGCCGGCGGCGCCCTCGACGACGCCCGCATCGCGGGTGCGCTGCGCGCACGTCGCCGCCTGCACGCGTTCGCCGCTCGCCTCGCCGCCCACGACGTGCGTCGCGGCTGGACCGACTGGCTCGACGACGACACCGTCGTCTGCCGCTGCGAGTCGGTCACGAGGGCGCGCATCGCCGAGTACGCGGATGCCTCGAGCCGGGGCGTGCGGTTGGCCGCGCGTGCGGGGCTCGGCGCCTGTCAGGGCCGCACATGCGGGCGCACGGTCGAACAGCTGGTGGCGGCCCCCGTCGACTTCGACGCGCGCCCCGTGCTCTCCTCGGTGCGGATCGGCGAACTCGCCCGGGCCGGCGACTCGCCCGGGGCATCCGATAATGTGTGA
- a CDS encoding (2Fe-2S)-binding protein, which yields MSVRIRVDGDDLAGRDGQTIAGVLIGAGRRTWRTAAGAERGVFCGIGICQDCIVTVNGIEGVRACQRTACDGDVVRREAR from the coding sequence ATGAGCGTGCGCATCCGCGTCGACGGCGACGACCTCGCCGGCCGCGACGGCCAGACCATCGCCGGCGTGCTCATCGGCGCCGGCCGGCGCACGTGGCGCACCGCGGCGGGCGCCGAACGCGGAGTGTTCTGCGGCATCGGGATCTGCCAGGACTGCATCGTGACGGTGAACGGCATCGAAGGCGTGCGCGCCTGCCAGCGCACCGCCTGCGACGGCGACGTCGTCCGACGGGAGGCGCGATGA